In the genome of Palaemon carinicauda isolate YSFRI2023 chromosome 15, ASM3689809v2, whole genome shotgun sequence, one region contains:
- the LOC137654179 gene encoding uncharacterized protein — protein sequence MNEYKVTIGNDSSNEASTSKSSPAPVYQRKRGRPRKGTYVPRSSSLNLSCFNEGSKVKKSNVKRKKKRNYDSIEEREGNNSSLDMATEQSCSRENSKRRRQPKVLDDYVTDFNSSDEEGEKFCGSSPFQSSKQRRGVSKGKNKKVGEMDCLESDNIFSYLGNFDKNFADQELFGSEFLEGDHEGSEEDISGETSKDTLVGDTNCESKLSAEVTSPESEQQDSDLKDTEGAIFTSKEKEREWKQTVR from the coding sequence ATGAATGAGTATAAGGTGACTATTGGCAATGACTCATCTAATGAAGCATCTACTTCAAAAAGTTCTCCTGCCCCAGTTTATCAGAGGAAGCGGGGACGACCGAGGAAGGGCACATACGTGCCTCGTTCTTCTAGCTTAAATTTGTCATGTTTTAATGAGGGTTCTAAAGTAAAGAAATCCAATGTTAagcggaaaaagaaaagaaattatgatTCAATAGAAGAAAGGGAAGGCAATAATTCGAGTCTCGATATGGCAACGGAGCAGTCGTGTtcaagagaaaattccaagagaagaCGCCAGCCAAAGGTTTTGGATGACTATGTCACTGACTTTAATTCCTCAGATGAAGAAGGAGAGAAGTTTTGTGGTTCATCACCCTTCCAATCATCAAAACAAAGACGTGGTGtcagtaaaggaaaaaataaaaaagtggggGAAATGGATTGCCTTGAAAGTGACAACATTTTCTCATATCTAGGTAATTTTGATAAAAACTTTGCTGACCAAGAGCTATTTGGCTCAGAATTTCTTGAAGGTGATCATGAAGGTAGTGAAGAGGATATTTCAGGGGAGACAAGTAAAGATACCTTAGTTGGTGATACAAACTGTGAAAGCAAATTATCTGCGGAAGTAACTTCACCAGAAAGTGAACAGCAAGATTCTGACCTGAAAGATACAGAGGGTGCCATCTTCACATCAAAAGAGAAGGAAAGAGAATGGAAACAGACTGTCAGGTAA